A portion of the Bacteroides faecium genome contains these proteins:
- the dinB gene encoding DNA polymerase IV: MSQRKIIHIDMDAFYASVEQRDNPELRGKPLAVGHAEERGVVAAASYEARRYGVRSAMSSQKAKRLCPQLVFVHGRMDVYKSVSRQIHEIFHEYTDIIEPLSLDEAFLDVTENKKGISLAVDIAKEIKQKIREQLNLVASAGISYNKFLAKIASDYRKPDGLCTIHPEQALDFIARLPIESFWGVGPVTAKKMHMLGIGNGFQLRKCSLEMLTAHFGKVGALYYECARGIDERPVEAVRIRKSIGCERTLERDISAHSSVIIELYHVAVELIERLNRKDFKGNTLTLKIKFHDFSQITRSITQSQELTTLDKVLPLAKELLKSVEYAQHPIRLIGLSVSNPKEETDEQHRTWEQLSFEFSDWE, from the coding sequence ATGTCTCAAAGAAAGATTATACATATCGACATGGACGCCTTCTACGCTTCAGTAGAACAGCGTGATAATCCGGAACTTCGTGGCAAACCATTGGCGGTGGGTCATGCGGAAGAGAGGGGAGTCGTGGCTGCTGCCAGTTACGAAGCCCGGCGCTATGGAGTGCGTTCAGCTATGTCTTCGCAGAAAGCGAAACGGCTCTGCCCGCAGTTGGTTTTTGTGCATGGGCGGATGGACGTTTATAAATCCGTTTCCCGGCAGATACATGAGATTTTCCATGAATATACCGATATTATCGAACCTCTCTCTTTGGATGAGGCTTTTCTCGATGTAACAGAAAATAAGAAAGGCATTTCCTTAGCTGTGGATATAGCGAAAGAGATTAAACAGAAGATTCGCGAACAACTGAACTTGGTAGCGTCTGCCGGAATATCCTATAATAAATTCCTGGCAAAAATAGCTTCGGATTATCGTAAACCGGATGGATTGTGCACCATTCATCCGGAGCAAGCTCTTGATTTTATCGCACGCCTTCCCATCGAATCATTTTGGGGAGTAGGTCCTGTGACTGCCAAAAAGATGCATATGCTAGGTATTGGCAACGGTTTTCAATTGCGGAAATGCTCTCTTGAGATGCTGACTGCACATTTTGGCAAAGTGGGAGCACTTTACTATGAATGTGCGAGAGGTATTGACGAGCGTCCGGTAGAAGCAGTCCGTATCCGTAAATCCATCGGGTGCGAACGTACGTTGGAACGGGATATTTCGGCTCATTCTTCTGTCATTATCGAACTGTATCACGTGGCGGTAGAACTGATTGAACGTCTGAACCGTAAAGACTTCAAGGGGAATACCCTTACACTGAAAATCAAGTTCCATGATTTTAGCCAGATAACCCGGAGCATTACTCAATCACAGGAACTGACAACTTTGGACAAGGTACTTCCGCTTGCAAAGGAATTACTTAAAAGTGTGGAATATGCGCAACACCCAATCCGGCTTATCGGGCTCTCCGTCTCCAATCCGAAAGAAGAAACGGACGAGCAACATCGGACGTGGGAGCAGTTGAGTTTTGAATTTAGTGACTGGGAGTAG
- a CDS encoding heparinase II/III domain-containing protein — translation MNRMKHLLCVLLVAALGSFSFKANAYTERNMLQKAADETTLKNVLVMKQAWVPYPAYTDRAAWDSLMGPNKQRLIEAGEKLLNYKWQLIPATAYLEYERTGNRKVMEVPYDANRQALNTLMLAELAEGKGRFIDQLLNGAYMSCEMNSWVLSAHLPRQSSKRSLPDFREQIIDLGSGGYGALMAWVHYFFRKPFDKINPVVSLQMRKVIKERILDPYMNDDDMWWMAFNWNPGEIINNWNPWCNSNALQCFFLMENNKEKLAKAVYRSMKSVDKFINFVKSDGACEEGTSYWGHAAGKLYDYLQILSDGTGGKISLFNEPMIRRMGEYMSRSYVGDGWVVNFADASAKGGGDPLLIYRFGKAVNSDEMMHFAAYLLNGRKPYATMGNDAFRSLQSLLCCNDMAKATPKHDMPDVTWYPETEFCYMKNKNGMFVATKGGFNNESHNHNDVGTFSLYVNTIPVIIDAGVGTYTKQTFSKDRYTIWTMQSNYHNLPMINGVPQKFGQQYKATNTVCNEKKRVFSTDIAAVYPAEAKVKSWVRAYALDDNKLIIGDVYTLDEAITPNQVNFLTWGNVTFPSAGKIRIEVKDQKVEMHYPPQFKAGLETIKLDDPRLSNVWGKEIYRITLKTDEKKVTGKYGFVIQQVK, via the coding sequence ATGAATCGAATGAAACATTTGCTTTGTGTTCTTCTAGTAGCAGCTTTAGGAAGTTTTTCTTTCAAAGCCAACGCTTACACTGAACGCAATATGCTGCAAAAAGCGGCAGACGAAACTACGTTGAAAAACGTGTTAGTAATGAAACAAGCCTGGGTGCCTTATCCTGCTTACACAGACCGCGCCGCCTGGGACTCACTGATGGGACCTAACAAACAACGTCTTATCGAAGCCGGTGAGAAACTCCTCAACTACAAATGGCAACTGATTCCTGCCACTGCCTATCTGGAATACGAACGCACCGGTAACCGGAAAGTGATGGAAGTCCCTTATGATGCCAACCGTCAGGCACTCAATACTCTGATGCTTGCCGAATTGGCCGAAGGCAAAGGACGCTTTATCGACCAACTGCTGAACGGAGCTTATATGAGTTGCGAAATGAATTCATGGGTCTTGTCCGCACATTTACCCCGACAAAGCAGCAAACGCTCTCTTCCCGACTTCCGCGAACAGATTATCGACCTTGGCTCAGGTGGCTACGGAGCTTTGATGGCTTGGGTACACTATTTCTTCCGCAAGCCATTCGATAAGATTAATCCCGTCGTATCCCTGCAAATGCGTAAAGTTATCAAAGAACGTATCCTCGACCCTTATATGAACGACGATGATATGTGGTGGATGGCTTTTAACTGGAATCCGGGAGAAATTATCAATAACTGGAATCCTTGGTGTAACTCCAACGCCCTGCAATGTTTCTTCCTGATGGAAAACAATAAGGAGAAATTGGCAAAAGCGGTTTATCGTTCCATGAAGTCGGTAGATAAGTTCATTAATTTCGTGAAATCCGACGGGGCTTGCGAAGAGGGAACATCTTACTGGGGACATGCTGCCGGCAAACTCTATGACTATCTTCAAATCCTTTCCGATGGTACAGGTGGTAAAATATCTCTTTTTAACGAACCGATGATTCGCCGCATGGGAGAATATATGTCCCGCTCTTACGTTGGTGATGGCTGGGTAGTGAATTTTGCTGATGCTTCGGCAAAAGGCGGTGGCGATCCTCTGTTGATTTACCGTTTCGGTAAAGCCGTAAACAGCGATGAAATGATGCATTTTGCAGCATACTTGCTGAATGGCAGGAAGCCGTATGCTACAATGGGCAATGATGCTTTCCGTTCGCTTCAATCCCTGCTTTGTTGCAATGATATGGCGAAAGCAACTCCGAAACATGATATGCCGGACGTGACTTGGTATCCCGAAACGGAATTCTGCTACATGAAGAATAAGAATGGTATGTTTGTTGCTACCAAAGGCGGATTCAATAATGAAAGCCACAATCATAATGATGTAGGAACATTCTCCTTGTATGTTAATACGATTCCTGTGATTATTGATGCAGGCGTAGGTACTTATACAAAACAGACATTCAGCAAAGACCGTTATACGATTTGGACGATGCAAAGCAATTATCACAACTTGCCGATGATTAACGGTGTACCACAGAAATTCGGGCAGCAGTATAAGGCTACAAATACGGTTTGCAACGAGAAGAAACGTGTTTTCTCTACGGATATAGCTGCCGTTTATCCGGCGGAGGCGAAAGTGAAAAGTTGGGTTCGTGCTTATGCACTTGATGATAATAAGCTCATTATCGGTGATGTTTATACCTTGGATGAGGCTATTACCCCTAATCAAGTGAATTTCTTAACTTGGGGGAATGTTACTTTCCCATCAGCCGGAAAGATTCGGATTGAAGTAAAAGACCAAAAGGTAGAAATGCATTATCCACCTCAGTTTAAAGCCGGACTGGAAACTATTAAATTAGATGATCCGCGCTTGTCTAACGTATGGGGCAAGGAGATTTACCGCATCACACTGAAGACGGACGAAAAGAAGGTGACTGGAAAATATGGATTTGTTATCCAACAAGTGAAGTAG
- a CDS encoding DUF4627 domain-containing protein: protein MKKVLFAGLLAIAGVTVSAQNLIKNEKFATEVTNKVTNANKATAGEWFIMNNEADGATAIAWEQTGDAKYPNAMKIDNSGAAKNISWYKAFLGQRITDGLDKGIYVLTFYAKAKEAGTPVSVYIKQTNEEKNDNGKYNTTFFMRRDYDADAQPNASGAQYNFKIKDADKWTKVVVYYDMGQVVNAISSKKANADLEVSDTDDDAAILKDCYVAILSLNKGGVVEISDVTLKKK, encoded by the coding sequence ATGAAAAAAGTATTATTTGCCGGCCTTTTGGCTATTGCAGGAGTGACTGTAAGCGCTCAAAATCTGATTAAAAACGAAAAGTTTGCCACAGAAGTAACGAACAAGGTGACCAATGCCAACAAGGCTACTGCCGGCGAATGGTTTATCATGAATAACGAAGCCGACGGAGCAACTGCCATCGCTTGGGAACAAACCGGCGACGCAAAGTATCCTAATGCTATGAAAATAGACAACTCGGGTGCTGCAAAGAACATCTCCTGGTACAAAGCATTCCTGGGACAACGTATTACAGACGGATTGGATAAAGGCATCTATGTCCTTACTTTCTACGCAAAAGCAAAAGAGGCAGGTACTCCGGTAAGTGTGTACATCAAGCAGACTAACGAAGAAAAGAATGATAACGGTAAGTATAACACTACCTTCTTCATGCGCAGAGACTACGATGCCGATGCACAGCCGAACGCATCAGGCGCACAATATAACTTCAAGATTAAAGATGCTGATAAGTGGACTAAAGTAGTGGTTTACTACGATATGGGACAAGTAGTGAATGCTATCAGCAGCAAGAAAGCCAATGCCGACCTGGAAGTATCTGATACGGACGATGACGCTGCTATCCTGAAGGATTGCTATGTAGCCATCCTTTCGCTGAATAAAGGCGGTGTTGTAGAAATCAGTGATGTGACATTGAAAAAGAAATAA
- a CDS encoding C1 family peptidase yields MKKLLMSVALLLLAATSFAQTPGYEFTTVVSHKATPVKDQGSTGTCWCFATTSFMESELLRMGKGEYDLSEMYIVRQKYMNQMEDNYLRRGKGNIGEGSLAHTFTNAYKQVGIVPEEAYSGLLNDSKDHNHGALTRYFKALVDANIASKKRTPEYNALINNLFDTYLGKLPEKFTYKGKEYTPQSFTESLGLDMNNYIELTSFTHKPYYETFSPEVPDNWENQPMYNLPLDELIGAIDHALNSGYTVCWDGDVSEQGFSYKNGIAINPQVEDVKDYSTTDRARFEAMPKYQRMEEVFKFEHPYPEINVTPEIRQEGYEKFVTTDDHLMHITGIVKDQNGTKYYITKNSWGAEGNKFGGYQNMSESYVRAKTISVMVHKDSLPKELKKKLGIN; encoded by the coding sequence ATGAAGAAATTATTAATGTCGGTTGCGTTGCTTCTCTTAGCTGCAACCTCTTTTGCACAAACACCCGGTTATGAATTCACAACCGTTGTATCCCACAAAGCGACTCCCGTCAAGGACCAGGGTTCCACAGGTACTTGCTGGTGCTTTGCCACCACTTCTTTCATGGAGTCCGAACTACTTCGTATGGGCAAAGGAGAATACGATCTCTCGGAAATGTACATCGTCCGTCAGAAGTATATGAATCAGATGGAAGATAACTATCTCCGTCGCGGAAAGGGAAATATCGGAGAAGGCAGCCTGGCGCATACATTCACAAATGCCTACAAGCAAGTAGGTATCGTTCCCGAAGAAGCATATTCCGGTTTGCTCAATGATAGCAAAGACCATAATCACGGAGCACTGACACGCTATTTCAAAGCTTTGGTGGATGCCAATATCGCTTCCAAGAAGCGTACGCCTGAATATAATGCTCTTATCAATAATCTGTTTGACACATACCTGGGCAAGCTTCCCGAGAAGTTTACTTATAAAGGAAAGGAATATACTCCCCAATCTTTCACAGAAAGCCTGGGGCTGGATATGAATAACTACATCGAGTTGACCAGCTTCACCCATAAGCCTTATTACGAAACTTTCTCACCCGAAGTTCCCGACAACTGGGAAAACCAGCCGATGTATAATCTTCCTTTGGACGAGTTGATTGGTGCTATCGACCACGCACTGAACAGTGGATATACCGTATGTTGGGACGGTGATGTCAGCGAACAGGGTTTCTCTTATAAGAACGGAATTGCCATCAACCCGCAGGTGGAAGATGTAAAAGACTACTCTACTACCGACCGTGCCCGTTTCGAAGCAATGCCGAAGTATCAGCGTATGGAAGAAGTATTCAAGTTTGAACATCCTTATCCTGAAATCAACGTGACACCGGAAATCCGCCAGGAAGGTTATGAGAAGTTTGTGACAACCGACGACCACCTGATGCATATCACGGGCATCGTAAAAGATCAGAACGGAACCAAATATTATATTACCAAGAATTCCTGGGGAGCGGAAGGAAATAAATTCGGCGGTTATCAGAATATGTCCGAAAGCTATGTACGTGCCAAAACAATCAGCGTCATGGTACACAAAGACTCTCTCCCGAAAGAGCTGAAAAAGAAACTCGGGATTAACTAA
- a CDS encoding transglutaminase domain-containing protein — MKTLVRLLLVPFFSVLLFSCSESHFLKEEAYRNQVLQDFEQKQQALPDGNLFAILSGDSLSLSEREALMFLYAYMPIGDIADYPGEYYLGNIRLSEQARREMPWGKTVTDELFRHFVLPVRVNNENLDESREVFYGELKERVKGLSMKDAILEVNHWCHEKVVYRPSDARTSSPLASVKTAYGRCGEESTFTVAALRSVGIPARQVYTPRWAHTDDNHAWVEAWADGKWYFFGACEPEPVLNLGWFNAPASRGMLMHTKVFGRYNGPEEIMLETPNYTEINVIDNYAPTGKAVVMVTDADGQPVTGAKVDFKVYNYAEFYTVATKYTGADGQVSLTAGKGDMLVWGSKDGKFGYAKLSFGKDDKLVLALDKKEGESYALDLDIVPPAEGVNLPEVTPEQRKENDLRLAKEDSIRNAYVATMMTEERAKNALAKFNLSNEDKEKMVKMLVASRGNYRTLLAFMELATVDKKEEFALALLQQLSAKDWRDVQLIDLMDYLIETPDFQKLGVQASAELVNPRVENEMLTAYRCFFNSAFPQKEVESFVEEPSRLVEWCKKEIKINNELNSQRIPISPVGVWKARVADEKSRDIFFVAMARTFGIPAQIDKVTGKVQYMNKEGHTIDVDFAESTPAQAATGLLRATYKPIRSLPDPKYYSHFTLSKFKDGVFQLLNYDEGDADMGAGTTWSNLLKNGTQLDTGYYMLVTGTRMASGAVLSKVTFFTIEPGKTTTVDLVMRESDEQVQVIGNFNSESLYIPVSNDSLSTAQSLLQTCGRGYFVVGVLGVGQEPTNHALRDIAALGSDFEKWGRKIVFLFPSEEQYKKFHAAEFQGLPSTITYGIDMDNSIQQQIAKSMNLSNQNILPMFIIADTFNRVVFVSQGYTIGLGEQLMKTVHGL, encoded by the coding sequence ATGAAAACACTCGTCCGTCTTTTGCTTGTCCCGTTTTTCTCTGTACTATTATTTTCATGCAGTGAATCTCATTTTTTGAAAGAAGAAGCTTATCGTAATCAGGTACTTCAGGATTTTGAGCAGAAACAACAGGCTCTTCCCGATGGGAATCTGTTTGCCATCCTTTCGGGAGATAGTTTGAGTCTCTCCGAACGCGAAGCGCTGATGTTTCTGTATGCATATATGCCGATAGGGGATATTGCAGATTATCCCGGTGAATACTACCTGGGAAATATTCGCCTTTCTGAGCAGGCCCGTCGTGAAATGCCTTGGGGAAAGACTGTTACCGATGAATTGTTCCGGCATTTTGTACTGCCTGTCCGTGTGAATAATGAGAATCTGGATGAATCCCGGGAAGTATTTTATGGAGAACTGAAGGAACGCGTGAAAGGGCTTTCGATGAAGGATGCGATTTTAGAGGTAAATCACTGGTGCCATGAGAAAGTGGTATATCGTCCGAGTGATGCCCGTACCAGTTCGCCGCTGGCTTCGGTGAAAACGGCCTATGGACGTTGCGGAGAAGAGTCTACTTTCACTGTTGCTGCCTTACGTTCCGTCGGGATTCCTGCCCGTCAGGTATATACTCCCCGTTGGGCACATACGGATGATAACCATGCCTGGGTAGAAGCCTGGGCAGATGGCAAGTGGTATTTCTTTGGTGCTTGTGAACCCGAACCGGTGCTGAACCTCGGTTGGTTCAATGCGCCTGCAAGCCGTGGAATGTTGATGCATACAAAGGTTTTCGGTCGTTATAACGGGCCGGAAGAGATTATGCTTGAGACTCCGAATTATACCGAGATTAATGTGATAGATAATTATGCTCCTACGGGAAAGGCGGTGGTTATGGTGACTGATGCTGACGGTCAGCCTGTCACTGGTGCGAAAGTGGATTTCAAAGTTTATAATTATGCCGAGTTTTATACGGTTGCCACTAAATATACCGGTGCGGACGGTCAGGTTTCGTTGACAGCCGGAAAGGGGGATATGTTGGTATGGGGTTCCAAAGATGGTAAATTCGGTTATGCTAAACTGTCTTTTGGCAAAGATGACAAGTTGGTTCTCGCTTTGGATAAGAAAGAGGGGGAATCATATGCACTCGATTTGGATATTGTTCCACCCGCGGAAGGAGTGAACCTGCCGGAAGTAACCCCGGAACAACGTAAAGAGAATGATTTACGACTGGCCAAGGAAGATTCTATTCGCAATGCTTATGTAGCAACTATGATGACTGAAGAGCGTGCGAAAAATGCACTTGCCAAATTCAACCTAAGCAATGAAGATAAAGAGAAAATGGTAAAGATGCTGGTTGCTTCCCGGGGAAACTATAGGACATTGCTTGCTTTTATGGAACTGGCTACTGTGGATAAGAAAGAAGAGTTCGCTTTGGCATTGCTGCAACAACTTTCTGCCAAAGACTGGCGGGATGTACAACTGATTGACTTGATGGATTATTTAATTGAGACTCCTGATTTTCAGAAGTTGGGAGTACAGGCTAGTGCGGAATTGGTCAATCCGCGTGTAGAAAATGAAATGTTGACCGCTTACCGCTGTTTTTTCAATAGTGCCTTTCCACAAAAAGAGGTAGAATCTTTTGTAGAAGAGCCATCCCGTTTGGTTGAATGGTGTAAGAAAGAGATTAAGATTAATAATGAGTTGAACTCCCAGCGTATCCCTATTTCTCCGGTAGGAGTATGGAAAGCTCGTGTTGCAGATGAAAAGTCACGTGATATTTTCTTTGTGGCAATGGCTCGTACTTTCGGCATACCTGCTCAAATAGATAAGGTGACGGGAAAAGTACAGTATATGAATAAAGAAGGACATACTATAGATGTGGATTTTGCGGAAAGTACGCCGGCGCAGGCTGCTACCGGACTGTTGCGTGCCACTTACAAACCAATCCGTTCATTACCCGATCCGAAGTATTATTCCCACTTTACTCTTTCCAAATTCAAGGACGGTGTATTCCAATTGTTGAACTATGACGAAGGGGATGCCGATATGGGTGCAGGTACTACATGGTCAAATCTGTTGAAGAATGGCACTCAACTGGATACCGGTTATTATATGCTGGTCACCGGAACGCGTATGGCAAGCGGTGCCGTACTCTCCAAAGTAACTTTCTTCACTATAGAGCCGGGCAAGACAACAACCGTTGATTTGGTGATGAGAGAAAGTGACGAACAGGTACAGGTGATTGGAAATTTCAATTCGGAATCACTGTATATTCCTGTGTCGAACGATAGCTTATCTACAGCACAGAGCCTTCTTCAAACTTGTGGAAGAGGCTATTTTGTTGTTGGTGTGTTGGGAGTAGGGCAGGAACCTACTAATCATGCACTAAGAGATATAGCTGCCTTGGGTAGTGATTTTGAGAAATGGGGCAGGAAAATAGTTTTTCTTTTTCCATCCGAAGAACAATATAAGAAGTTCCATGCCGCTGAGTTTCAAGGATTACCATCTACCATTACTTATGGTATAGATATGGATAATAGTATTCAGCAACAAATCGCTAAATCTATGAATCTCTCCAATCAGAATATTCTTCCCATGTTTATTATCGCCGATACATTCAACCGTGTAGTCTTTGTTTCTCAAGGATATACCATCGGCTTGGGTGAACAATTAATGAAAACCGTTCATGGATTGTAG
- a CDS encoding LapA family protein: MIHLLLSTLAMMGLTFLIGFFVAAVIKLIAYAADSFDFYSSHRLELLRLHRWRQHRQKVERLVRQIPLEAEEVMGDYREDFSRGINRNFTGYAGYYHGVSPGASDETLLDYYYPRDTREFFLKEEERAHINKKNSKKSATDK, encoded by the coding sequence ATGATTCATTTATTACTATCTACGTTGGCTATGATGGGGTTGACCTTTCTCATAGGCTTTTTCGTTGCGGCAGTTATTAAGTTAATAGCTTATGCTGCCGATTCATTTGATTTTTATAGTTCCCATCGGTTGGAGTTACTTCGTCTGCATCGCTGGCGGCAGCATCGTCAGAAAGTGGAAAGGCTCGTCAGGCAGATACCGCTTGAAGCGGAAGAAGTTATGGGAGATTACCGTGAAGACTTCAGCCGTGGCATCAACCGTAATTTTACCGGTTATGCAGGTTATTATCATGGCGTAAGCCCCGGAGCTTCGGACGAAACCCTGCTGGATTATTATTATCCCCGAGATACCCGGGAGTTCTTTCTTAAGGAAGAAGAACGGGCGCATATCAACAAGAAAAACTCAAAGAAGTCAGCCACTGACAAATAA
- a CDS encoding sodium ion-translocating decarboxylase subunit beta, producing MENIDFATLFQGIGTMMASGWFLASARIFLVLLGLLLIYLGWKGVLEPMVMIPMGLGMVAINCGTLIMPDGTLGNLFLDPMLSDTDALMNTMQIDFLQPVYTLTFSNGLIACFVFMGIGTLLDVGFLLQKPFASIFLALCAELGTFLTVPIAAALGLTLKESASVAMVGGADGPMVLFTSLALAKHLFVPITVVAYLYLGLTYGGYPYLVKLLVPKRFRSIKMVTKKAPKNYDAKVKLAFSAVLCAVLCFLFPVASPLFFSLFLGVAVRESGMKHIYDFVSGPLLYGSTFMLGLLLGVLCDAHLLLDPKILKLLVLGVVALLLSGIGGILGGYIMYFIKRGNYNPVIGIAAVSCVPTTAKVAQKIVSKDNPDSFVLGDALGANISGVITSAIITGIYITVIPYL from the coding sequence ATGGAAAATATAGATTTCGCGACTTTATTTCAAGGCATTGGTACAATGATGGCAAGCGGCTGGTTTCTTGCTTCTGCCAGAATCTTTTTGGTACTTCTTGGTTTGTTACTTATTTATCTGGGTTGGAAAGGCGTACTCGAACCTATGGTTATGATTCCGATGGGACTGGGGATGGTAGCCATCAACTGTGGAACACTGATTATGCCCGACGGCACATTGGGTAACCTTTTTCTCGACCCGATGCTTTCGGATACCGACGCATTGATGAATACGATGCAGATAGACTTTCTGCAACCTGTCTACACACTTACGTTCAGTAACGGGCTGATAGCCTGTTTTGTCTTTATGGGTATCGGGACACTGCTGGATGTCGGCTTCCTGCTTCAGAAACCATTTGCAAGTATCTTTCTTGCCCTATGTGCAGAGTTGGGAACTTTCCTAACAGTGCCTATTGCCGCCGCTCTCGGATTGACTTTGAAAGAAAGTGCCTCTGTTGCCATGGTAGGTGGCGCCGATGGCCCGATGGTATTGTTCACTTCATTGGCTTTGGCAAAACATCTGTTTGTTCCTATCACAGTGGTAGCCTATCTTTATTTGGGACTGACATACGGTGGCTACCCTTATCTGGTGAAACTTCTGGTTCCCAAACGCTTCCGGTCTATCAAAATGGTGACGAAGAAAGCACCGAAAAACTATGACGCTAAAGTGAAACTGGCTTTCTCCGCTGTTCTTTGTGCAGTTCTCTGTTTCTTGTTCCCGGTTGCTTCTCCTTTATTCTTCTCTTTATTTCTAGGAGTTGCCGTTCGCGAATCCGGTATGAAGCATATTTATGACTTTGTAAGCGGGCCGTTGCTTTACGGTTCTACCTTTATGTTGGGACTATTATTAGGTGTGCTTTGTGACGCACATCTACTGCTCGACCCGAAGATTCTTAAATTATTAGTTTTGGGTGTCGTAGCCTTGCTGCTTTCCGGTATCGGTGGAATCTTGGGCGGTTATATCATGTATTTTATCAAACGGGGGAATTATAACCCGGTGATTGGCATTGCCGCCGTAAGCTGTGTGCCTACTACCGCCAAAGTAGCCCAAAAGATTGTCAGCAAAGACAATCCGGACTCATTTGTTTTGGGGGATGCCTTGGGAGCCAATATCTCGGGCGTAATTACTTCGGCTATTATTACAGGCATCTATATCACAGTCATACCTTATTTATAA
- a CDS encoding copper homeostasis protein CutC yields MKKYQFEVCANSVESCLAAQAGGANRVELCAGIPEGGTTPSYGEISMAREILDTTRLHVIIRPRGGDFLYSPIEVKTMLKDIEIARKLGVDGVVFGCLTANGEIDYAVMQELMLASQGLSVTFHRAFDVCCNPKEALEQIIELGCNRILTSGQQATAEQGIPLLKELQEQAAGRIILLAGCGVNEKNIARIAQETGIQEFHFSARESIKSEMEYKNESVSMGGTVHIDEYERNVTTARRVMDTIQAISL; encoded by the coding sequence ATGAAAAAATACCAATTCGAAGTTTGTGCCAACTCAGTAGAAAGTTGCCTCGCTGCACAAGCAGGTGGAGCCAACCGTGTAGAATTATGTGCGGGTATTCCCGAAGGTGGAACAACACCTTCTTACGGAGAAATTTCTATGGCTCGTGAAATACTGGATACAACCCGGTTGCACGTCATTATCCGTCCTAGAGGTGGAGATTTTCTCTACTCGCCTATCGAAGTAAAGACAATGCTGAAAGATATAGAGATAGCCCGGAAACTCGGAGTTGACGGAGTTGTTTTTGGATGCCTGACTGCTAATGGAGAGATTGATTACGCCGTCATGCAAGAGTTAATGCTAGCCTCACAAGGCTTGTCTGTCACCTTTCATAGGGCTTTCGATGTTTGCTGCAACCCCAAGGAAGCACTGGAACAAATTATTGAACTTGGTTGCAACCGGATTCTGACTTCCGGTCAGCAGGCTACTGCCGAACAAGGTATTCCCTTACTCAAAGAGCTGCAGGAGCAAGCAGCAGGAAGAATTATCCTACTTGCCGGATGCGGTGTGAACGAAAAGAATATTGCCCGAATCGCCCAGGAAACAGGGATACAGGAGTTCCATTTCTCTGCCCGCGAAAGTATTAAAAGTGAGATGGAGTACAAGAATGAATCAGTATCCATGGGCGGCACTGTACATATCGACGAATATGAACGAAATGTAACGACCGCCCGGAGAGTTATGGATACGATTCAAGCTATATCTTTATAA